TTACATGGATTTGGATTATTAATGTATTTAATAATGCTTATCATAGTTCCGCAAAAACCTATTGTGTGGCAAATGCCAGACGATGCACAGCCGCCGGAAAATCAACCAGAGACAGCGCAACCCAGTGAGCCAGCGGAAATACCATCTGAAACTTTTCAATTGAAAAAAGAACCCTCGAAAGGTAGAGTAATCGCTGGGATAGTTTTAATTGTCCTCGGCGTCGTGTTCTTGTTCGAAAATATCTGGCCTTTCTTTGATTTTGAAGATTTCTTTCCGCTAATTTTAGTCGGAATTGGAGTCGTAATTCTTTGGAACGCACTAAAAAAGTAAAAGTGAGGATAAAATGAAAAGTAAACAACTATTTTGGGGAATATTATTTTTAGTATTTGGTGGATTATTATTGTTAAATAATTTTAATCTTATCAATGTCTCTTTTTATAATCTCTGGAAATTTTGGCCCGCGATTTTGATTTTATTTGGTATCAGCCTCTTCATGAAAGACCCTAAGTTAAAAAATGTTTTTTCATCTCTTGCTGCGGTTTTTTTGGCAGTTGTGATATTCGCTTGGTTCCTTCGCTTTTCAGGATGTCATCATTTCAACTATGATGATTCTGAAATAGCTACAAAAGAAATTGCTGAGCCGTATTCACCTACAATACTAAAAGCAAATCTCAATTTAGATATTGGTGCTGGCAAGTTTACGATTGAGGACACTACGGATCAATTACTCGAAGGCAAAGTCAAAAGCGGATGGGGAGATTATTCGATCGAACGATGGCATGATGAAAGTACCGAAAATCTAAAATTAAGACTAAAAGACGGTCATAAAATTTCCCTCGGAAAAGTTTTTAAAGGCAACAAACTGAATTTGAAACTTAACCCAAATCCAGAGTGGAATTTTGATTTTGACATGGGTGCAGCAGATATCGATTTTAACTTCGAGAAATATAAAGTGAAAAATTTGAAGGTCGATATGGGAGCCGCATCTTTAAAACTTAAAATCAGCGAACTTCAAGACACCTCTAATATTACAATTGACGGCGGTGCTTCATCGATTAGAATTTATATTCCAAAAAATTCAGGGTGTGAAATTAATTCTGACATGGGACTTTCCAGCAAAGAATATGAAGAGTTCGTTAATGTTGGAGAAGATACTTATAGAACTGTAAACTACGAAACTGCTGAAAAGAAAATCTTCATATCACTTGATGGCGGCGTATCATCAGTGAAGGTAAAAAGATATTAATTCTGATTTGTTTCTTAAAAAAATTCGATCGACCAGAATACTTAATAACTATTAATCATATTATCCATTTTTGATTGGATTACTGCCTGTTCATTCTTAATGTTGTAAAAAAATTTGGGAGTGTATCATGAAATCTATTTTAATCATTCTTTTATCCATTTCTTTTTTTCATCAGAGTTTTTCGCAGGATAAATTTCCAAAAAGAGAATTCCGCGGTGCGTGGGTAGCAACTGTTGGAAATATTGATTGGCCCAGCGATCGAAATGCAACTCCGGGGAAGCAAATTTCCGAGCTCGTTTCAATTTTTGATAAACTTGAAGATGCAGGAATTAATGCAGTACTGTTTCAAATAAGGACAGAATGTGATGCCCTATATGAATCTGAATTAGAACCTTGGTCGTATTGGCTGACAAGCGAACAAGGCAAAAAGCCAAAACCATTTTTCGATCCTCTTGAATTTGCTATTTCCGAAGCTCATGCCAGAGGAATGGAACTTCATGCGTGGTTTAATCCGTATCGTTCAGTAAAAACCATTGGTGAATATAAAAACGCTTTTAATCACATTTCCGAAACGAATCCAGATTGGATACTCTCATTCAACAATTATAAAATGCTCGATCCTGGTCATCCGGAAGTTAGAGAGTTCGTTCTAAAGATCATGACGGATGTTTTGACACGCTACGATGTTGATGGAATTCATTTTGACGATTATTTTTATCCATACACACCGAAAGTTTCAAATGAAGATTCACTTACTTTCGTGAAGTATAACCGTGGAATAAAAGATCTCGATGATTGGCGCCGTGATAATATTAACTCCCTTATGGCAAATATTTATGAAGTTATAAAAGCTGTTAAACCATACGTCAAATTCGGGATAAGTCCATTTGGGATTGTTGAAAATAAGTTTACCGATACGAAAGGATTCAACTCTTATTCAATGATCTACTGCGATCCCTTAAATTGGATTGAAAATAAAATTGTTGATTATATCAATCCGCAACTGTATTGGGCAATGGATCACGAACTTGCACCTTATGCAAAACTTCTTCCTTGGTGGGATTCAATTGTTGGAGATGTTCATCTATATATTGGACTTTTTTCTTCAAGATTCCTGGCGAGAAATTACTCCGGTAGAAGTTCAGAGCTTGGTAACCAAATTCGAATGAATAGAAATCATTCCAAAGTAAACGGTGCTGTTTATTTCAGTGCAAAATCAATTTATAACAATATGAACGGATTTGCTGACTCGCTAAAAAATAATTTTTATAAATATCCTGCACTGCCGCCGACTATGTCATGGAAAGATTCTATTCCGCCGCTGCCACCAAAAAATTTAGTCATGCGGCTCGACAGCAATGGCGTATTTCTAACTTGGGATAAACCTGATATCGCGACGGATGGAGACGGCGCAAGAGGTTTTGTAATTTATAGTTTTGATAATTCTGATGAAATTAATCTCGACGATCCAAGTAAAATCGTGCACATCAATCCACAGGCAACAACAAAATTCAAGCACTTCATTTCGCCAATGAATAAAAAAGAGTTCGTATACGTTGTAACCTCTCTCGATAAACATTTTAATGAGAGTAAGGAATACGCTGTAGTGTCAATGGAGATTAATGAATAACTAAGCAATGTAAAAAGATTCCATCTTTTCGAAATCTCATAGGAAGGTGAAAAGATGGAATCTTTTTTGCATCTTGGCTCAATTACCTCCTGACAAAGTGATCCATTTCAAATGGTATTTCAAATGAAAGTTCGATCAATCCTTTGTAATTTCCATTCTCATAAACTGGTGACTGATAAATCAACTTTTTAATTCCATTTTTTTCGATTGTGTAAACATTAGTCTTCTGATTTAACAGCATATCTTTCAGCTGAGATTTCGATGGCTCAGGGTGGCAGTCCAGAACGTTTGTTCCGATTAAGTCAATTCCACCATCCTTTTCGAAATCTTTAATAGATTTTTCGTTCATGTAATGAATTATACCGTCAGGATCACAGATAGTAATCGCCGCCTGAAATTCTTTCTGCCAATTAAAGTTTTTCATTTCAGCTCAGCTACCATTTCAATTTCAACAGCGGCATTAATCGGAAGTGAAGGAACTCCGACAGCACTTCGGGCATGTTTGCCATTCTCTCCAAAAATTTTTAAAACCAATTCAGATGCACCATTTGCTACCACGGGTTGCTTATAAAAATCTGCTGGCGAAGATACGAAGACAGTCAGTTTAACAATTCTTTTTATTTGATCGAGCTCACCGATGCACCCTTTAATTGCACTGAGACAATTTAATAATGAGATCTCAGCCGCTTTTTTGCCATCTTCTTCTGAAAGATCTTTCCCAACTTGTCCAACATATTTTAATTCTCCGCCTACTAAAGGAAGCTGCCCCGCTGTGAACACAAAATTCCCGCTCTTCACACAAGGTACATAAGCAGCCAATGGTTTCGGTGCATCAGCTAATTCATAACCTAAATCTTTGATTTTTTGTTCAATTAACATTTTATCTCCTCAAATTATTTTATAATAATTAGTATTTTTTTATCAAATTGAATTACATT
This genomic interval from Ignavibacteria bacterium contains the following:
- a CDS encoding PspC domain-containing protein, encoding MMNQKLYRSRTQKVFGGVCGGLGEYFNLDPVLIRVVFVILVFLHGFGLLMYLIMLIIVPQKPIVWQMPDDAQPPENQPETAQPSEPAEIPSETFQLKKEPSKGRVIAGIVLIVLGVVFLFENIWPFFDFEDFFPLILVGIGVVILWNALKK
- a CDS encoding glycoside hydrolase, which encodes MKSILIILLSISFFHQSFSQDKFPKREFRGAWVATVGNIDWPSDRNATPGKQISELVSIFDKLEDAGINAVLFQIRTECDALYESELEPWSYWLTSEQGKKPKPFFDPLEFAISEAHARGMELHAWFNPYRSVKTIGEYKNAFNHISETNPDWILSFNNYKMLDPGHPEVREFVLKIMTDVLTRYDVDGIHFDDYFYPYTPKVSNEDSLTFVKYNRGIKDLDDWRRDNINSLMANIYEVIKAVKPYVKFGISPFGIVENKFTDTKGFNSYSMIYCDPLNWIENKIVDYINPQLYWAMDHELAPYAKLLPWWDSIVGDVHLYIGLFSSRFLARNYSGRSSELGNQIRMNRNHSKVNGAVYFSAKSIYNNMNGFADSLKNNFYKYPALPPTMSWKDSIPPLPPKNLVMRLDSNGVFLTWDKPDIATDGDGARGFVIYSFDNSDEINLDDPSKIVHINPQATTKFKHFISPMNKKEFVYVVTSLDKHFNESKEYAVVSMEINE
- a CDS encoding RidA family protein, which encodes MLIEQKIKDLGYELADAPKPLAAYVPCVKSGNFVFTAGQLPLVGGELKYVGQVGKDLSEEDGKKAAEISLLNCLSAIKGCIGELDQIKRIVKLTVFVSSPADFYKQPVVANGASELVLKIFGENGKHARSAVGVPSLPINAAVEIEMVAELK
- a CDS encoding diguanylate cyclase, which codes for MKNFNWQKEFQAAITICDPDGIIHYMNEKSIKDFEKDGGIDLIGTNVLDCHPEPSKSQLKDMLLNQKTNVYTIEKNGIKKLIYQSPVYENGNYKGLIELSFEIPFEMDHFVRR